The genome window CGCTTCCCGTAGGTGCGCAGAGCCCACAGATACCCGATCCAGTCGGCGTAGCCCTCGGAGAGCTAGAGCAGGGTCGCGATCCAAATGCTGCTCGGTCTGCTTCTCCAGCCCCGAGCTGCTCACCCGCTGCACGCGTACGGCGTCGTCCTGTCCTGGTCGAGTCAGACGGCAGCGCCATCGACCTTGCTGAACTTCATGCCGCCGAGCGCAGCCGCCCACTCCCCCACGCCAATCCGTTACTGATCCATCACATGGTGCTTCACAAGTTCTGTATGATCTCGGCGCTCCATGAAGCACTTCTGAGCTTGCCGTTTAACCTCTGATCTTCGCGTGAGCGGGTGCTGCATTGCGGCTTGCGGCAAACGGATACCAGCTTCGCGGTGCCCGTTTCTGGTTGGGATAGTGGTCCCGTGGCAGAGCCGACCTTTCGATACCACCCTGATCCGCTGGCCTCCGGGTCCGCGTTGCGCACCGACCATGTCTGCAGTGTCTGTGGCATGGATCGACAGATCCGCTATCAAGGCCCTGTCTACGGTCGGCAACCTGATTCCCTCTGCCTTCACTGCATCCACTCCGGGGCAGCGTCACGGGCCCTAAGCATCTCAGGCGGAGGCGAAAGAGACTCCGACATGGCTGCGATGTTCAGCGATGCCGTTAACGTCCCAGACGACGTGCCTCTGTCGGTCGTCGAAGAAATCACCCGACGCACTCCCGGCTTTGCCAGTTGGCAGCAGGAGGCCT of Streptomyces cynarae contains these proteins:
- a CDS encoding CbrC family protein, which gives rise to MAEPTFRYHPDPLASGSALRTDHVCSVCGMDRQIRYQGPVYGRQPDSLCLHCIHSGAASRALSISGGGERDSDMAAMFSDAVNVPDDVPLSVVEEITRRTPGFASWQQEAWLYHCGDGAAFLGRAGYRELEAHPEALAMLREDHRRYGWSPADTERFLRRMDRTGEPTAYLFRCLHCNTSLASWDIG